The Rhinoraja longicauda isolate Sanriku21f chromosome 17, sRhiLon1.1, whole genome shotgun sequence genome includes a region encoding these proteins:
- the kbtbd8 gene encoding kelch repeat and BTB domain-containing protein 8 isoform X3 has protein sequence MAAAAELNKFLLGHNGISSQSQNVGMDPSHACCILQQLKCMYDEQQLTDIVVEVDHGNTFSCHRNVLAAISPYFRSMFTSGLTESTQRRVRIVGVEEDAMRLVLDYAYTSRILLTEVNVQALFTAASLFQIPSLQDQCAQYMISRLDPQNSIGVFMFADAYGHRELKEKSQDYIRKKILCVAKEQEFLHLTKDQLMSILNSDDLNVEKEEHVYESIILWLEHNRDKREPDLVDIFAKCIRVPLIDENFFQKIPCTFAQAMACSSSEDGNCEGADSCRPRLGMTASQMIICFEAANKHSGKKQTVPCLDTVTGEVFKLCKPPNDLREVGILVSPDNDIYIAGGYRPSNSDVSIDHKAESDFWMHDHAANRWLPRAPLLRARIGCKLVYCVSKIYAIGGRVYEGDGRNALKSMECYDSRDNCWLAVCPMPVAMEFHTAVEHQDNIYVLQGEFFLCYNPHKDYWGCLTPMSVPRSAGLTTACKDFIYYVAGICKAHQRMLTVEAYDIQLNKWIRKKDLPLDQCTNPYIKLFLLLNKLHLFVRATQVVVEEHVFRTSRKNSLYQYDEESDQWEKVYESPDKLWDLGRHFECVVAKLYPQCLQKVF, from the exons AATTGAACAAGTTTTTACTGGGACACAATGGAATTTCAAGTCAAAGCCAGAATGTCGGGATGGATCCTTCACATGCATGTTGCATACTGCAGCAGCTTAAATGTATGTACGATGAACAGCAGCTGACAGACATTGTGGTGGAGGTAGATCATGGAAATACGTTTTCCTGTCACCGAAATGTACTCGCTGCAATTAGTCCTTACTTTAG GTCTATGTTCACAAGTGGCCTTACAGAGAGCACACAGAGAAGAGTGCGGATTGTGGGAGTGGAAGAGGATGCAATGCGGCTAGTGTTGGACTATGCATACACTTCCCGAATATTACTGACGGAGGTCAATGTGCAGGCTCTTTTTACAGCTGCTAGTCTCTTCCAAATCCCCTCCTTGCAGGACCAGTGTGCCCAATACATGATCAGCCGACTGGATCCGCAGAATTCCATCGGGGTCTTCATGTTTGCTGATGCTTACGGACACAGGGAGTTGAAGGAGAAATCGCAAGATTACATTAGAAAGAAAATATTATGTGTTGCCAAAGAGCAAGAATTCCTCCATTTGACTAAAGACCAGCTCATGAGCATCCTAAACAGTGATGACTTAAACGTAGAGAAGGAAGAGCACGTTTATGAAAGCATCATTCTGTGGCTCGAGCATAACAGAGACAAACGGGAGCCGGATCTTGTGGACATTTTTGCCAAATGTATACGCGTACCTCTGATCGATGAAAACTTTTTTCAGAAAATCCCTTGCACTTTTGCACAGGCTATGGCTTGCAGCTCCTCAGAAGATGGAAACTGTGAAGGGGCGGACAGCTGTAGGCCAAGACTCGGTATGACTGCCTCCCAGATGATTATCTGCTTCGAGGCTGCCAACAAACACTCAGGGAAGAAACAAACTGTGCCTTGTTTAGATACCGTCACGGGAGAAGTCTTCAAATTATGCAAACCCCCCAATGACCTGAGGGAGGTGGGAATCCTGGTGTCGCCTGACAATGACATTTACATTGCAGGAGGTTACAGGCCAAGTAACAGTGACGTTTCCATAGATCACAAGGCAGAGAGTGATTTCTGGATGCACGACCATGCCGCTAATAGGTGGCTGCCCAGAGCTCCGTTGCTCAGGGCACGCATTGGCTGTAAGCTAGTTTATTGTGTTAGCAAGATTTATGCAATTGGAGGTCGTGTGTATGAAGGTGATGGGCGGAATGCACTAAAATCAATGGAGTGCTACGACAGCAGGGACAACTGCTGGTTAGCTGTATGTCCAATGCCTGTTGCTATGGAGTTTCACACTGCAGTGGAGCATCAGGATAATATCTACGTATTGCAAG ggGAGTTTTTTCTGTGCTACAACCCTCACAAAGACTACTGGGGTTGTCTGACACCAATGAGCGTGCCTAGATCTGCAGGATTAACCACTGCCTGCAAAGATTTTATCTACTACGTCGCTGGAATTTGCAAAGCACATCAACGGATGCTTACGGTCGAGGCTTATGACATCCAACTTAATAAATGGataaggaagaaggatctcccaTTGGATCAGTGCACAAACCCCTACATTAAACTCTTCCTGCTCCTTAACAAACTGCACCTCTTTGTGCGGGCGAcgcaggtggtggtggaggagcatGTTTTCCGTACAAGCCGCAAGAACTCTTTGTACCAGTACGACGAAGAATCCGACCAGTGGGAGAAAGTGTACGAGTCGCCAGACAAGCTATGGGATCTTGGCCGCCATTTTGAATGTGTTGTCGCCAAACTTTATCCACAATGTCTTCAGAAAGTGTTTTGA
- the kbtbd8 gene encoding kelch repeat and BTB domain-containing protein 8 isoform X2 yields the protein MPLHLYLPYELNKFLLGHNGISSQSQNVGMDPSHACCILQQLKCMYDEQQLTDIVVEVDHGNTFSCHRNVLAAISPYFRSMFTSGLTESTQRRVRIVGVEEDAMRLVLDYAYTSRILLTEVNVQALFTAASLFQIPSLQDQCAQYMISRLDPQNSIGVFMFADAYGHRELKEKSQDYIRKKILCVAKEQEFLHLTKDQLMSILNSDDLNVEKEEHVYESIILWLEHNRDKREPDLVDIFAKCIRVPLIDENFFQKIPCTFAQAMACSSSEDGNCEGADSCRPRLGMTASQMIICFEAANKHSGKKQTVPCLDTVTGEVFKLCKPPNDLREVGILVSPDNDIYIAGGYRPSNSDVSIDHKAESDFWMHDHAANRWLPRAPLLRARIGCKLVYCVSKIYAIGGRVYEGDGRNALKSMECYDSRDNCWLAVCPMPVAMEFHTAVEHQDNIYVLQGEFFLCYNPHKDYWGCLTPMSVPRSAGLTTACKDFIYYVAGICKAHQRMLTVEAYDIQLNKWIRKKDLPLDQCTNPYIKLFLLLNKLHLFVRATQVVVEEHVFRTSRKNSLYQYDEESDQWEKVYESPDKLWDLGRHFECVVAKLYPQCLQKVF from the exons atgcctctccacctatatctaccatatg AATTGAACAAGTTTTTACTGGGACACAATGGAATTTCAAGTCAAAGCCAGAATGTCGGGATGGATCCTTCACATGCATGTTGCATACTGCAGCAGCTTAAATGTATGTACGATGAACAGCAGCTGACAGACATTGTGGTGGAGGTAGATCATGGAAATACGTTTTCCTGTCACCGAAATGTACTCGCTGCAATTAGTCCTTACTTTAG GTCTATGTTCACAAGTGGCCTTACAGAGAGCACACAGAGAAGAGTGCGGATTGTGGGAGTGGAAGAGGATGCAATGCGGCTAGTGTTGGACTATGCATACACTTCCCGAATATTACTGACGGAGGTCAATGTGCAGGCTCTTTTTACAGCTGCTAGTCTCTTCCAAATCCCCTCCTTGCAGGACCAGTGTGCCCAATACATGATCAGCCGACTGGATCCGCAGAATTCCATCGGGGTCTTCATGTTTGCTGATGCTTACGGACACAGGGAGTTGAAGGAGAAATCGCAAGATTACATTAGAAAGAAAATATTATGTGTTGCCAAAGAGCAAGAATTCCTCCATTTGACTAAAGACCAGCTCATGAGCATCCTAAACAGTGATGACTTAAACGTAGAGAAGGAAGAGCACGTTTATGAAAGCATCATTCTGTGGCTCGAGCATAACAGAGACAAACGGGAGCCGGATCTTGTGGACATTTTTGCCAAATGTATACGCGTACCTCTGATCGATGAAAACTTTTTTCAGAAAATCCCTTGCACTTTTGCACAGGCTATGGCTTGCAGCTCCTCAGAAGATGGAAACTGTGAAGGGGCGGACAGCTGTAGGCCAAGACTCGGTATGACTGCCTCCCAGATGATTATCTGCTTCGAGGCTGCCAACAAACACTCAGGGAAGAAACAAACTGTGCCTTGTTTAGATACCGTCACGGGAGAAGTCTTCAAATTATGCAAACCCCCCAATGACCTGAGGGAGGTGGGAATCCTGGTGTCGCCTGACAATGACATTTACATTGCAGGAGGTTACAGGCCAAGTAACAGTGACGTTTCCATAGATCACAAGGCAGAGAGTGATTTCTGGATGCACGACCATGCCGCTAATAGGTGGCTGCCCAGAGCTCCGTTGCTCAGGGCACGCATTGGCTGTAAGCTAGTTTATTGTGTTAGCAAGATTTATGCAATTGGAGGTCGTGTGTATGAAGGTGATGGGCGGAATGCACTAAAATCAATGGAGTGCTACGACAGCAGGGACAACTGCTGGTTAGCTGTATGTCCAATGCCTGTTGCTATGGAGTTTCACACTGCAGTGGAGCATCAGGATAATATCTACGTATTGCAAG ggGAGTTTTTTCTGTGCTACAACCCTCACAAAGACTACTGGGGTTGTCTGACACCAATGAGCGTGCCTAGATCTGCAGGATTAACCACTGCCTGCAAAGATTTTATCTACTACGTCGCTGGAATTTGCAAAGCACATCAACGGATGCTTACGGTCGAGGCTTATGACATCCAACTTAATAAATGGataaggaagaaggatctcccaTTGGATCAGTGCACAAACCCCTACATTAAACTCTTCCTGCTCCTTAACAAACTGCACCTCTTTGTGCGGGCGAcgcaggtggtggtggaggagcatGTTTTCCGTACAAGCCGCAAGAACTCTTTGTACCAGTACGACGAAGAATCCGACCAGTGGGAGAAAGTGTACGAGTCGCCAGACAAGCTATGGGATCTTGGCCGCCATTTTGAATGTGTTGTCGCCAAACTTTATCCACAATGTCTTCAGAAAGTGTTTTGA
- the kbtbd8 gene encoding kelch repeat and BTB domain-containing protein 8 isoform X4: MSMFTSGLTESTQRRVRIVGVEEDAMRLVLDYAYTSRILLTEVNVQALFTAASLFQIPSLQDQCAQYMISRLDPQNSIGVFMFADAYGHRELKEKSQDYIRKKILCVAKEQEFLHLTKDQLMSILNSDDLNVEKEEHVYESIILWLEHNRDKREPDLVDIFAKCIRVPLIDENFFQKIPCTFAQAMACSSSEDGNCEGADSCRPRLGMTASQMIICFEAANKHSGKKQTVPCLDTVTGEVFKLCKPPNDLREVGILVSPDNDIYIAGGYRPSNSDVSIDHKAESDFWMHDHAANRWLPRAPLLRARIGCKLVYCVSKIYAIGGRVYEGDGRNALKSMECYDSRDNCWLAVCPMPVAMEFHTAVEHQDNIYVLQGEFFLCYNPHKDYWGCLTPMSVPRSAGLTTACKDFIYYVAGICKAHQRMLTVEAYDIQLNKWIRKKDLPLDQCTNPYIKLFLLLNKLHLFVRATQVVVEEHVFRTSRKNSLYQYDEESDQWEKVYESPDKLWDLGRHFECVVAKLYPQCLQKVF, encoded by the exons AT GTCTATGTTCACAAGTGGCCTTACAGAGAGCACACAGAGAAGAGTGCGGATTGTGGGAGTGGAAGAGGATGCAATGCGGCTAGTGTTGGACTATGCATACACTTCCCGAATATTACTGACGGAGGTCAATGTGCAGGCTCTTTTTACAGCTGCTAGTCTCTTCCAAATCCCCTCCTTGCAGGACCAGTGTGCCCAATACATGATCAGCCGACTGGATCCGCAGAATTCCATCGGGGTCTTCATGTTTGCTGATGCTTACGGACACAGGGAGTTGAAGGAGAAATCGCAAGATTACATTAGAAAGAAAATATTATGTGTTGCCAAAGAGCAAGAATTCCTCCATTTGACTAAAGACCAGCTCATGAGCATCCTAAACAGTGATGACTTAAACGTAGAGAAGGAAGAGCACGTTTATGAAAGCATCATTCTGTGGCTCGAGCATAACAGAGACAAACGGGAGCCGGATCTTGTGGACATTTTTGCCAAATGTATACGCGTACCTCTGATCGATGAAAACTTTTTTCAGAAAATCCCTTGCACTTTTGCACAGGCTATGGCTTGCAGCTCCTCAGAAGATGGAAACTGTGAAGGGGCGGACAGCTGTAGGCCAAGACTCGGTATGACTGCCTCCCAGATGATTATCTGCTTCGAGGCTGCCAACAAACACTCAGGGAAGAAACAAACTGTGCCTTGTTTAGATACCGTCACGGGAGAAGTCTTCAAATTATGCAAACCCCCCAATGACCTGAGGGAGGTGGGAATCCTGGTGTCGCCTGACAATGACATTTACATTGCAGGAGGTTACAGGCCAAGTAACAGTGACGTTTCCATAGATCACAAGGCAGAGAGTGATTTCTGGATGCACGACCATGCCGCTAATAGGTGGCTGCCCAGAGCTCCGTTGCTCAGGGCACGCATTGGCTGTAAGCTAGTTTATTGTGTTAGCAAGATTTATGCAATTGGAGGTCGTGTGTATGAAGGTGATGGGCGGAATGCACTAAAATCAATGGAGTGCTACGACAGCAGGGACAACTGCTGGTTAGCTGTATGTCCAATGCCTGTTGCTATGGAGTTTCACACTGCAGTGGAGCATCAGGATAATATCTACGTATTGCAAG ggGAGTTTTTTCTGTGCTACAACCCTCACAAAGACTACTGGGGTTGTCTGACACCAATGAGCGTGCCTAGATCTGCAGGATTAACCACTGCCTGCAAAGATTTTATCTACTACGTCGCTGGAATTTGCAAAGCACATCAACGGATGCTTACGGTCGAGGCTTATGACATCCAACTTAATAAATGGataaggaagaaggatctcccaTTGGATCAGTGCACAAACCCCTACATTAAACTCTTCCTGCTCCTTAACAAACTGCACCTCTTTGTGCGGGCGAcgcaggtggtggtggaggagcatGTTTTCCGTACAAGCCGCAAGAACTCTTTGTACCAGTACGACGAAGAATCCGACCAGTGGGAGAAAGTGTACGAGTCGCCAGACAAGCTATGGGATCTTGGCCGCCATTTTGAATGTGTTGTCGCCAAACTTTATCCACAATGTCTTCAGAAAGTGTTTTGA
- the kbtbd8 gene encoding kelch repeat and BTB domain-containing protein 8 isoform X1, producing MSICMYFSTELNKFLLGHNGISSQSQNVGMDPSHACCILQQLKCMYDEQQLTDIVVEVDHGNTFSCHRNVLAAISPYFRSMFTSGLTESTQRRVRIVGVEEDAMRLVLDYAYTSRILLTEVNVQALFTAASLFQIPSLQDQCAQYMISRLDPQNSIGVFMFADAYGHRELKEKSQDYIRKKILCVAKEQEFLHLTKDQLMSILNSDDLNVEKEEHVYESIILWLEHNRDKREPDLVDIFAKCIRVPLIDENFFQKIPCTFAQAMACSSSEDGNCEGADSCRPRLGMTASQMIICFEAANKHSGKKQTVPCLDTVTGEVFKLCKPPNDLREVGILVSPDNDIYIAGGYRPSNSDVSIDHKAESDFWMHDHAANRWLPRAPLLRARIGCKLVYCVSKIYAIGGRVYEGDGRNALKSMECYDSRDNCWLAVCPMPVAMEFHTAVEHQDNIYVLQGEFFLCYNPHKDYWGCLTPMSVPRSAGLTTACKDFIYYVAGICKAHQRMLTVEAYDIQLNKWIRKKDLPLDQCTNPYIKLFLLLNKLHLFVRATQVVVEEHVFRTSRKNSLYQYDEESDQWEKVYESPDKLWDLGRHFECVVAKLYPQCLQKVF from the exons ATGAGTATATGTATGTATTTTTCCACAGAATTGAACAAGTTTTTACTGGGACACAATGGAATTTCAAGTCAAAGCCAGAATGTCGGGATGGATCCTTCACATGCATGTTGCATACTGCAGCAGCTTAAATGTATGTACGATGAACAGCAGCTGACAGACATTGTGGTGGAGGTAGATCATGGAAATACGTTTTCCTGTCACCGAAATGTACTCGCTGCAATTAGTCCTTACTTTAG GTCTATGTTCACAAGTGGCCTTACAGAGAGCACACAGAGAAGAGTGCGGATTGTGGGAGTGGAAGAGGATGCAATGCGGCTAGTGTTGGACTATGCATACACTTCCCGAATATTACTGACGGAGGTCAATGTGCAGGCTCTTTTTACAGCTGCTAGTCTCTTCCAAATCCCCTCCTTGCAGGACCAGTGTGCCCAATACATGATCAGCCGACTGGATCCGCAGAATTCCATCGGGGTCTTCATGTTTGCTGATGCTTACGGACACAGGGAGTTGAAGGAGAAATCGCAAGATTACATTAGAAAGAAAATATTATGTGTTGCCAAAGAGCAAGAATTCCTCCATTTGACTAAAGACCAGCTCATGAGCATCCTAAACAGTGATGACTTAAACGTAGAGAAGGAAGAGCACGTTTATGAAAGCATCATTCTGTGGCTCGAGCATAACAGAGACAAACGGGAGCCGGATCTTGTGGACATTTTTGCCAAATGTATACGCGTACCTCTGATCGATGAAAACTTTTTTCAGAAAATCCCTTGCACTTTTGCACAGGCTATGGCTTGCAGCTCCTCAGAAGATGGAAACTGTGAAGGGGCGGACAGCTGTAGGCCAAGACTCGGTATGACTGCCTCCCAGATGATTATCTGCTTCGAGGCTGCCAACAAACACTCAGGGAAGAAACAAACTGTGCCTTGTTTAGATACCGTCACGGGAGAAGTCTTCAAATTATGCAAACCCCCCAATGACCTGAGGGAGGTGGGAATCCTGGTGTCGCCTGACAATGACATTTACATTGCAGGAGGTTACAGGCCAAGTAACAGTGACGTTTCCATAGATCACAAGGCAGAGAGTGATTTCTGGATGCACGACCATGCCGCTAATAGGTGGCTGCCCAGAGCTCCGTTGCTCAGGGCACGCATTGGCTGTAAGCTAGTTTATTGTGTTAGCAAGATTTATGCAATTGGAGGTCGTGTGTATGAAGGTGATGGGCGGAATGCACTAAAATCAATGGAGTGCTACGACAGCAGGGACAACTGCTGGTTAGCTGTATGTCCAATGCCTGTTGCTATGGAGTTTCACACTGCAGTGGAGCATCAGGATAATATCTACGTATTGCAAG ggGAGTTTTTTCTGTGCTACAACCCTCACAAAGACTACTGGGGTTGTCTGACACCAATGAGCGTGCCTAGATCTGCAGGATTAACCACTGCCTGCAAAGATTTTATCTACTACGTCGCTGGAATTTGCAAAGCACATCAACGGATGCTTACGGTCGAGGCTTATGACATCCAACTTAATAAATGGataaggaagaaggatctcccaTTGGATCAGTGCACAAACCCCTACATTAAACTCTTCCTGCTCCTTAACAAACTGCACCTCTTTGTGCGGGCGAcgcaggtggtggtggaggagcatGTTTTCCGTACAAGCCGCAAGAACTCTTTGTACCAGTACGACGAAGAATCCGACCAGTGGGAGAAAGTGTACGAGTCGCCAGACAAGCTATGGGATCTTGGCCGCCATTTTGAATGTGTTGTCGCCAAACTTTATCCACAATGTCTTCAGAAAGTGTTTTGA